One part of the Eucalyptus grandis isolate ANBG69807.140 chromosome 10, ASM1654582v1, whole genome shotgun sequence genome encodes these proteins:
- the LOC104420937 gene encoding uncharacterized protein LOC104420937, whose protein sequence is MATDKVSLKLLINKSNRTVLFAEAGKDFVDFLFHILALPVGTVIQLLTKSGMVGSLGNLYGSVEKLNDVYIESSKKEILLKPKAPSCVSEIPLILPETSSDSTPKTYYRCSYRSYSNCSNYVAEDRSAKCPQCNNSMNETFTLVKPLDGNPTAAAASAAESNSKGGFVHGVVTYMVMDDLEVKPMSTISSITLLTQFNVKEIGHLEEKVVSLGMDEGIKLLRTSFHSKKVLTDVFLDDE, encoded by the exons ATGGCGACAGACAAAGTGAGCTTGAAGCTTCTGATCAACAAGAGCAACCGTACGGTGCTCTTTGCTGAAGCGGGCAAAGATTTTGTCGACTTCCTCTTCCACATCCTTGCATTGCCGGTGGGAACTGTGATCCAGCTTCTCACAAAATCTGGGATGGTGGGCAGTTTAGGCAATCTATACGGCAGCGTGGAGAAGCTGAACGATGTGTACATCGAAtcttccaagaaagaaattCTCTTGAAACCCAAAGCGCCCTCCTGTGTCTCTGAAATCCCTCTTATATTGCCCGAGACTTCTTCAGATTCAACGCCCAAAACCTACTACAGGTGCTCTTACCGTTCGTATAGTAACTGTTCAAACTATGTGGCGGAGGACCGCTCTGCAAAATGTCCCCAGTGCAATAATTCCATGAACGAAACATTCACTCTTGTCAAACCACTGGATGGTAACCCGACGGCTGCTGCGGCATCAGCAGCTGAATCAAACAGCAAGGGTGGTTTCGTGCACGGGGTGGTTACGTACATGGTGATGGACGATCTGGAGGTGAAGCCAATGTCGACTATTTCGAGCATTACTTTGCTTACCCAGTTCAACGTGAAGGAGATTGGGCATCTTGAGGAGAAGGTGGTCAGCTTGGGAATGGACGAG GGTATAAAGCTATTGAGGACTTCATTTCACTCCAAGAAGGTTCTCACTGATGTCTTTCTCGATGACGAATGA
- the LOC120289099 gene encoding uncharacterized protein LOC120289099, translated as MAENKMSLKLLVDKRNQTILFAEAGKDFVDFLFHGLALPVGTIVSLLSKAGVASGVRNLYASVENLSDTYIERREKEALLKPKARSSGPDVLRSLLPEAPPLAPIKYYTCHHISGPAADAASSAKIPSGKGGYVRDVVTYVVMDDLTVKPMSIISCVTLFNRFNVHEIGDLEERVVDFGLDKAANFLEIPTLLDLASAVVADMMKVKPQLRYAKFSISRIHSHPKRKRCEGEPVGI; from the exons ATGGCAGAAAACAAGATGAGTTTGAAGCTTCTTGTCGACAAGAGAAACCAGACCATCCTCTTCGCCGAAGCCGGAAAGGACTTTGTGGATTTCCTTTTCCATGGTCTGGCTTTGCCAGTTGGAACCATTGTGAGTCTTCTCTCTAAAGCAGGTGTGGCCAGCGGCGTGCGCAATCTTTATGCGAGTGTCGAGAATCTCAGTGACACATACATTGAACGTAGAGAGAAAGAGGCTCTGTTGAAGCCCAAGGCACGGAGCTCTGGTCCAGATGTTCTGCGCTCATTGTTGCCCGAAGCTCCGCCATTAGCGCCAATTAAATACTACACTTGCCATCATATTTCCG GACCAGCTGCTGATGCGGCATCCTCTGCCAAAATACCTAGTGGAAAGGGTGGGTATGTGAGAGACGTCGTCACATACGTGGTGATGGATGACCTGACTGTAAAGCCCATGTCCATCATCTCTTGCGTTACTCTGTTCAACAGGTTCAATGTGCACGAAATTGGGGATCTTGAAGAGAGGGTGGTTGACTTTGGCTTGGACAAG GCAGcaaatttcttggaaattcCAACCTTGCTAGACTTGGCTTCTGCGGTAGTGGCAGACATGATGAAGGTAAAACCCCAGCTGAGATACGcaaaattttcaatatcaaGGATACATTCTCACCCGAAGAGGAAGAGGTGTGAGGGCGAACCCGTGGGCATTTGA